Proteins co-encoded in one Medicago truncatula cultivar Jemalong A17 chromosome 8, MtrunA17r5.0-ANR, whole genome shotgun sequence genomic window:
- the LOC25501513 gene encoding probable isoprenylcysteine alpha-carbonyl methylesterase ICMEL1 isoform X2, which yields MPSQILPITNFQPPKKPLFSSSSSSSSASTMLLKDIDDPLTSLLISSSFKDNNNAIMSVKPLLSKASSFNNSIGSGGGGGVSCFYQKRRRRAASDDSLSCVSNGSSERSSFGRDVRHVASETFLVTRLALKMLTYLGVGYKWITQFLALGCYALLLLPGFIQVGYQYFFSSQIHRSIVYGDKPRNRLDLFLPKNSDGPKPVVAFITGGAWIIGYKAWGSLLGQQLSERDIIVACIDYRNFPQATISDMIDDASQGISFICNNIAEYGGDPNRIYLMGQSAGAHIAACTMVEQAIKEAGEGESTSWSLSQIKAYFGLSGGYNLFNLVDHFHSRGLYRSLFLSIMEGEESLRRFSPEVMVQDPNFGNAVSLLPPIVLFHGTGDYSIPSDQRCAWQYVLLRYT from the exons atgccatcTCAGATCCTTCCCATAACCAATTTTCAACCACCAAAGAAgcctcttttttcttcttcttcttcttcttcttcagcttCAACAATGTTGCTTAAAGATATTGATGACCCTTTAACTAGTCTTTTAATCTCTTCTTCATTCAAAGACAATAACAACGCGATCATGTCCGTTAAACCTCTTCTATCAAAGGCTTCAAGCTTCAACAACTCAATtggtagtggtggtggtggtggtgtttcTTGTTTCTATCAGAAAAGACGAAGGCGTGCTGCTAGTGATGATTCATTATCTTGTGTTTCTAATGGAAGTTCTGAGAGATCTTCTTTTGGTCGTGATGTTAGACATGTTGCTTCTGAAACTTTTCTTGTCACTCGTCTTGCATTGAAGATGTTGACATATCTTGG GGTAGGCTATAAATGGATTACGCAATTCCTTGCTCTTGGATGTTATGCTCTACTGCTTTTACCAGGCTTTATTCAAG TTGGATATCAATATTTCTTCTCTAGTCAGATACACAGAAGTATAGTTTATGGAGATAAACCACGAAATAG GCTTGACTTGTTTTTGCCTAAAAATAGCGACGGGCCAAAACCAGTTGTTGCTTTCATTACTGGTGGAGCCTGGATTATTGG TTACAAAGCATGGGGTTCTCTTTTAGGTCAACAGCTTTCGGAGAGAGATATCATTGTAGCATGCATAGATTACAG AAATTTTCCTCAAGCAACCATCAGTGATATGATAGATGATGCTTCGCAGGGTATCTCATTTATATGCAACAACATTGCAGAATATGGAGGTGACCCTAACAG AATTTACCTAATGGGGCAGTCAGCTGGGGCACATATTGCAGCGTGTACAATGGTGGAACAGGCAATCAAAGAGGCTGGTGAAGGAGAGAGTACTTCTTGGAGTCTTTCCCAGATTAAGGCTTATTTTGGTTTATCTGGAGG GTATAATTTGTTTAACCTAGTAGACCACTTCCATAGTAGAGGCCTTTATCGTTCCCTCTTTTTAAG CATAATGGAAGGGGAGGAATCACTGCGGCGGTTTTCTCCTGAAGTAATGGTTCAAGATCCAAACTTTGGAAATGCTGTTTCTCTACTACCTCCTATAGTTCTTTTTCATGGCACCGGAGATTATTCTATTCCGTCAGATCAAAG GTGTGCGTGGCAATATGTTTTGCTGAGATATACATAG
- the LOC25501510 gene encoding uncharacterized protein encodes MSSSFSTQSEPASCYYGLSAQYQEQYEYLRSMNYNLEVQRPKLMPTDWLNFHIDVLSHSVDSNSVTCLNTLLNNYQEVSSKRFFREGKDWFRSILFHQDFPSDSLEQLALKLVSEVHELFNFDERLFGSDLAIGVGPSDARRFTLHLRIVVEI; translated from the exons ATGTCTTCCTCCTTCTCTACACAATCAG AACCAGCAAGTTGCTATTATGGATTATCTGCACAATATCAAGAGCAATATGAATATCTTCGAAGCATGAATTACAATCTAGAGGTGCAGCGCCCCAAGCTCATGCCCACCGATTGGTTAAATTTTCATATCGATGTTCTCTCGCATTCAGTTGATTCTAACTCAGTTACATGTCTTAACACCTTACTCAACAATTATCAAGAAGTTAGCAGCAAAAGGTTCTTTCGAGAGGGTAAAGATTGGTTTCGGTCTATCTTGTTCCACCAAGACTTTCCCTCTGATTCACTCGAGCAACTAGCACTGAAGCTCGTGTCAGAAGTTCATGAATTGTTCAATTTCGATGAGAGATTATTTGGTTCTGATCTTGCTATTGGAGTTGGACCTTCCGATGCTCGTCGGTTCACTTTGCATCTTAGAATTGTCGTGGAAATCTAA
- the LOC25501511 gene encoding probable histone H2B.3: protein MAKAVEKKVAEKRPTKKKDTEKKIPKEGETWKKRSKKSIETYKIYIFKVLKQVHPAIGVSSKAMGVINSFVNDIFKKLAQELLRLVRYYIDTNFNI from the coding sequence ATGGCAAAAGCCGTAGAGAAAAAAGTAGCTGAGAAGAGACCAACGAAGAAGAAGGACACAGAGAAGAAAATCCCAAAGGAAGGAGAAACATGGAAAAAGAGATCAAAGAAAAGCATTGAAACCTAcaagatatatatattcaaggttctcaaacaagttcatcctgccATTGGTGTTTCAAGTAAAGCTATGGGAGTTATTAACAGTTTCGTGAACGATATCTTTAAGAAACTCGCTCAAGAACTGTTGAGACTCGTGCGTTATTATATAGATACGAATTTTAACATATAA
- the LOC112417406 gene encoding uncharacterized protein produces MGVVKESVVDRWKWSLDPVKGYSIGDAYQMFTATDQNPNRANMYTICHKQLPLKVSLFVWCLFHNCLPTKDNLLRRGIVHPDATNCVGGFALPETADHLFITCSHFSQLWVLVRSWLGFSSVDTFRAFDHVVQFGQLGGFPRSSHHFLKLIWFSCVWTIWKERNN; encoded by the exons ATGGGTGTGGTGAAG gaaagTGTAGTTGACCGTTGGAAGTGGTCTCTTGATCCAGTTAAAGGCTACTCTATCGGCGATGCATATCAGATGTTCACAGCAACAGACCAAAATCCTAACAGGGCTAACATGTATACCATATGTCATAAACAACTTCCTCTCAAGGTCTCTTTATTTGTGTGGTGTCTCTTTCACAATTGTCTCCCAACAAAAGATAATCTCTTAAGGCGAGGCATTGTTCACCCAGATGCTACCAATTGTGTAGGAGGATTTGCTCTTCCGGAGACTGCGGATCACCTATTCATCACTTGCAGTCATTTCAGCCAGTTATGGGTGCTTGTTCGAAGTTGGCTCGGTTTCTCTTCGGTTGATACTTTCCGTGCTTTCGATCATGTTGTGCAGTTCGGCCAGCTTGGTGGGTTTCCTCGTTCCTCTCACCATTTTTTGAAACTTATTTGGTTCTCTTGTGTCTGGacaatttggaaggaaagaaacaattGA